A single genomic interval of Labrus bergylta chromosome 18, fLabBer1.1, whole genome shotgun sequence harbors:
- the LOC109991058 gene encoding phospholipase A and acyltransferase 4, with the protein MAPTLFDHCAQPGDLIEISRDTYQHWAVYIGGNEVIHLIPPDDDHGPFGGMLTLLNCSTAQVRRQKIWEVVGHHSFKINNLMDDEYEARDPHTIVKEACSRVGLEQPYSITSHNCEHFATELRYGKAESRQVKLAAVIGGAAAVGVGLIALGAFIGSLLKDDDKKERRHHK; encoded by the exons ATGGCTCCAACACTG TTTGACCACTGTGCTCAGCCTGGGGACCTCATTGAGATTTCCCGTGATACATATCAGCACTGGGCTGTCTACATTGGTGGAAATGAAGTCATTCATTTAATCCCTCCTG ATGATGACCACGGACCTTTTGGTGGTATGTTGACGCTCTTAAATTGCAGCACGGCGCAGGTGAGGCGTCAGAAGATCTGGGAGGTGGTCGGCCATCACAGTTTCAAAATCAACAACTTAATGGACGACGAGTATGAAGCTCGTGACCCTCACACCATCGTGAAGGAGGCCTGTAGCAGGGTGGGTCTGGAGCAGCCGTATTCGATCACGTCTCACAACTGTGAGCACTTTGCCACAGAGCTACGATACGGAAAGGCAGAGTCCAGACAG GTGAAACTAGCAGCTGTGATTGGAGGCGCAGCTGCAGTGGGTGTTGGTCTTATAGCTTTGGGTGCTTTTATTGGCAGCCTGCTCAAAGATGAtgacaaaaaagagaggagacatcACAAGTGA
- the foxi2 gene encoding forkhead box protein I2 → MNSIDPQSHHQHQHHQHTTSPTVGSLPPKGAQEAPDMAAVYCDNFSSMYHQQSLQGAQRPAGYGIGDYAPSPNPYLWLNGPGVNSSASYLHGNNTATFIPSSYGSQRQFITNSPGFGGPDLGWLSVASQEELLKLVRPPYSYSALIAMAIQNAHEKKLTLSQIYQYVADNFPFYKKSKAGWQNSIRHNLSLNDCFKKVPRDEDDPGKGNYWTLDPNCEKMFDNGNFRRKRKRRSDPSGAGGAAAAGASGATKVEDGRPSAGGAGAGGPLKPSDSPQLLGPSSPEMEAMNENHKGSSSSSPPGLSSSAPCFNNFYSSMSSLGSGGPGRQGSLGLVNELSNRNITALSPYHLNHGGQDAGPAEHGDGLHFNRGVYYNTFGGGQGGQFNGHFYNSFSVNSLIYPREGSEL, encoded by the exons ATGAACTCCATCGACCCCCAGTCCCATCACCAGCACCAGCACCACCAGCACACCACCTCCCCTACCGTCGGCTCTCTACCACCCAAAGGCGCCCAGGAGGCCCCGGACATGGCCGCTGTTTACTGCGACAACTTCAGCAGCATGTACCACCAGCAGAGTCTGCAGGGCGCGCAGAGACCCGCGGGGTACGGCATCGGGGATTACGCTCCGTCTCCAAACCCGTACCTGTGGCTCAACGGGCCGGGCGTCAACTCCTCCGCGTCCTACCTGCACGGAAACAACACGGCCACCTTCATCCCGTCCTCCTACGGCTCCCAGCGGCAGTTCATAACCAACTCACCTGGCTTCGGGGGGCCGGACCTGGGCTGGCTGTCCGTCGCCAgccaggaggagctgctgaaGCTGGTCCGGCCGCCGTACTCGTACTCCGCGCTCATCGCCATGGCCATCCAGAACGCACACGAGAAGAAGCTGACCCTGAGCCAGATCTACCAGTACGTGGCGGACAACTTCCCCTTTTACAAGAAGAGCAAGGCCGGCTGGCAGAACTCGATCCGCCACAACCTGTCTCTGAATGACTGCTTCAAGAAAGTGCCGAGGGACGAGGACGACCCAG GAAAAGGAAACTACTGGACGTTGGACCCGAACTGTGAAAAGATGTTTGATAACGGGAACTTCCGCAGGAAAAGGAAAAGACGCTCCGACCCGAGCGGCGccggaggagcagcagcagcgggagCGTCAGGAGCCACTAAAGTGGAGGACGGCAGACCGTCGGCGGGGGGAGCGGGGGCGGGGGGCCCCCTGAAGCCGTCAGACAGTCCTCAGCTGCTGGGGCCGTCCTCGCCGGAGATGGAGGCCATGAACGAGAACCACAAGGGCTCGTCGTCCTCCTCGCCGCCGGGCCTGTCCTCGAGCGCCCCCTGCTTTAACAACTTTTACAGCAGCATGTCCTCGCTGGGCTCCGGGGGCCCCGGCCGGCAGGGGTCCCTGGGACTGGTGAACGAGCTGTCGAACAGGAACATTACGGCCCTGAGCCCGTACCACCTGAACCACGGCGGGCAGGACGCGGGGCCCGCCGAGCACGGCGATGGCCTGCACTTTAACCGTGGAGTGTACTACAACACGTTTGGTGGCGGGCAGGGCGGACAGTTCAACGGTCACTTCTACAACAGCTTCAGCGTCAACAGCCTGATTTACCCGCGGGAAGGGAGCGAGCTATAA